In Deinococcus psychrotolerans, the genomic window CAAGAGGATTGCCCCATGAGTATTTTCGAGTTGCCGCCCGAAGGAATCCAGCCCGCGCCCGCCGAGCCGCGTATGGTGGCGGCGGGCGCACAAGTCCGGCTGCGCGAAGTGAACCTCGGCAAAGTCTCGGACAAAGACGACTTGATGCTGGCTTTTACCAACGACTTGACCCTGACTCCCAATTTTGGCCGCAACTGGGACGCCCTCTACGACGTGCTGAGCGACCCTGAACAAGTCCCCGATCGCTTGGCGCTGGTGCTGTGTAGTTATCCCGATTTTGAGCGTCAACACCCCAAACTTGCCGCGCAGCTCACAACCGTGCTGCTGGACGCCCAAACGGCGCTGGCGGCGCAGGGAAGAGCGCTGTGGCTGCTCTCGGACGTGCCGGAAAGCGAAGGGTAAAGCGCTCAGGGCGTGCGGCCCCAGCACACGGTGTGTCCAGACACGCTAGACTGCCGGCATGTTGCGGGGCAGTCTTTCTGAATTTCCTCTTCTGAACGTGTTACAGATGTTGACCAACAGTGGAGCGAGCGGCAAACTTCACGTCTCTCATCTGCGCGGCGGCGATTTGTGGTTGCAAGGCGGCGAAGTGGTGCACGCCTCGGCGCTGCTGCGTGAGGGCGACGACGCCCTTGATCTGCTGTCCTCGGTGGGCGGCGGCGATTTCACCTTTGAACCGGGCCAAACCGCGCCCAAGCAGACCGTCGAAACCCGCCGCACCGCTTTGCTGCGCCAGCTCAGTGTCAGCAGCGACGCTTGGCAAGAGTTGCTGCGCCTCTTTCCGCACTGGGACAGGCCGCTGACCTTTACCTCGCGCTGGACGGATCAGCAACCGGTGACCCGCGCCCAATTCCGCACCCTCAACTTGGTGGGCCGGGTGCCGCTGGGCGACTTGGTGGCCCAAAGCGACCTCTCTCCCCGCGCCACTTTAGAAGTGCTGCGCCCCTTTATCCAGTCGGGCTTGGTGGATTCGGGAGCGCAGCTTTAGGTTGGGTTGTGGGAACGAGATCGCCGGACGTGGGCAAAGCACTGAGAGAACAGGGGAGACGTGAACCTTGTTCTTTGTCTTTTGTGCTTAGCACGCGGAGCGGTTCGCCTTCAACCGCTCCCACGCGCCTTTTTCAGGTGTTACTCAAATAAGGTGCTGACGCTCTCTCCGGTGTGAATGTTGCTGATGGCGTTGGCAAACAGCGGAGCCACGTCCAAAATGGCCAACTTGCCGCCCGCGTTTCGCATTTTCTCTTCGGACACCAGCACGGTGTTGGTGCTGGCCACTTCCACCGCGTCGAGGGCCGCGATCCGCTCAATGGCGGGGCCGGTGTAGACGCCGTGCGAGACGGCTACATAGACTTCTTTCGCGCCCATGTTTTTAGAAAAGTTGACGGCTTCGACCAGCGAACCGGCAGTGCTAATTTCGTCGTCGACGATAAAGACTGTTTTGCCGGTCACGTCACCGATCAGGGCGCGGGGGTCGACGTTGGTGTCTGAGACGCGCTGCTTGTCGATGAAGGCCAGACCCGAGTCGAGGCGGCGGGCAATTGCCGAGGCCCGTTTGATGCTGCCCGCGTCGGGTGCCAGCACCACGCCCTCGTTGGCGTTGGGCACGCGGGATTTGAGGTACTGGCTGATCACCACGTCGGCAGACAGGTGATCGACCGGCACTTTGAAAAA contains:
- a CDS encoding barstar family protein; this encodes MSIFELPPEGIQPAPAEPRMVAAGAQVRLREVNLGKVSDKDDLMLAFTNDLTLTPNFGRNWDALYDVLSDPEQVPDRLALVLCSYPDFERQHPKLAAQLTTVLLDAQTALAAQGRALWLLSDVPESEG
- a CDS encoding DUF4388 domain-containing protein, which gives rise to MLRGSLSEFPLLNVLQMLTNSGASGKLHVSHLRGGDLWLQGGEVVHASALLREGDDALDLLSSVGGGDFTFEPGQTAPKQTVETRRTALLRQLSVSSDAWQELLRLFPHWDRPLTFTSRWTDQQPVTRAQFRTLNLVGRVPLGDLVAQSDLSPRATLEVLRPFIQSGLVDSGAQL
- a CDS encoding ribose-phosphate diphosphokinase, with translation MPVNRGPLMVFSGQSNRPLAQSICDNLGIPLGHSKTEQFTNENIIVHFEDSLREGDVFIVQSFSHPVSDSILELFLMIDAAKSASAGRVTAVIPYYSYARSDKKDAPRISIAGRLMADLIQEAGADRVLTMSLHSAQVHGFFKVPVDHLSADVVISQYLKSRVPNANEGVVLAPDAGSIKRASAIARRLDSGLAFIDKQRVSDTNVDPRALIGDVTGKTVFIVDDEISTAGSLVEAVNFSKNMGAKEVYVAVSHGVYTGPAIERIAALDAVEVASTNTVLVSEEKMRNAGGKLAILDVAPLFANAISNIHTGESVSTLFE